CCTTCCAAGGCGGTCTTGTGTGGGATGAATAGGAACGAAAGATTGTACCGAAAGAACCAGGAGTAGCCGTGTGCGGTGAAAGTCGCAAGCACGGTTTTGAATGGGAGTGTCGAGGAGCGATCCTCGGCTCGACCCCTAACATCTTTAAGCAGTTGTATTTTTTCCTCACGAGTCATCTTCGATGCTGACTCTTTTACTTTTTTGGTGAGTTCTCGAATATCCATAATTCTAGTGCCTCATATATTTAGATTTCTATTCTACCATCACGGTTTTCTAGCATGAAAATTGAAATACAATCGATGATAGAAGCTGCATAAGTCAAATTCATGACATTAAAAAATCCCCCAAATGAATCATGTAAAAATGCCAGTGTCAATTGTGAGTCAACTTTGTACGATGAATTTTTAGCGAGGCTTATCGAGCGACATACACATCAAAGGGAATTTAATATAGATTGTCTAATTGAGCGTTATTTTTCTATGAGCAGCCTGTCCAAATTTGAACAACTAGATCGACTCAAAAGCTGGTTAGATAGTTTTCGACCTCTTTCGCCAATTATTGTTGAGGAACTGAAAAAACTATACGACGTTCAGTTTATCTACAATTCCAATGCAATTGAGGGCAATACTTTAACTCAAAGTGAAACTGAATTAGTTCTATCCAAAGGTATTACTGTCGGTGGCAAAACTTTGATCGAACACCTAGAAGTAATTGGACATAAAGACGCGATTGATTATGTTGAATCTCTATCTCAGCAAAAGCAAGCTTTAGGAGAATGGGAAATCAAGCAAATTCATAACTTAATCCTGAGAAAAATTGCTCCAGAGGAAGCGGGAAAATATAGACAACTAGATGTCAAAGCAGCAGGAACAAACTACTTGTATCCAGCTCATTATCTAATATCTCAATTGATGAATGATTTTATTGATTGGCTCAACTCAGAGGCAGCGCAAAATTTGCATCCCGTGGAATTTGCTACTGTTGCACATTACCGCTTTGTTTCAATTCATCCCTTTCGCGACGGTAATGGAAGAACAGGGAGATTATTAATGAACTTACTATTATTACGTGTGGGATATCCTATTGTGGTTATTTCCAATCAGCAGCGAAATAACTATATTGACGCTATAGCTTACGGACAAAAGAATAGTGATGATGTCAGTCAGCTTGTAGATTTAGTTTTATCAGCGACTAAAAGCTCTTTAATTGAAACACTGAGATTAGTTGTTACTGCTGCTGACAGTCGTGGTAGGGGAAAACCTTTTTATCAAGAAATGATGGCTATTTTAGATGACTAATTTGATATGAATAAAATTGCGTTTACAGAAGATTTGGTGGTTCAAGATTAGTAAAATTAGTAGCCCCATAATGCTTATCAATCATTTTGGCAGATGTTCCTGTCCATCTTCCAATTGCTGTACTGTTGTAATGTGCTTCGACACACATAGTAATAAAGGTATGTCTCGTCTGATAACTCTTGCGATATGGAATTCCAGACTTCTTTAAAATTGATTTCCAAGCTCTGTTCGAGAAATTGTGATGATCTAAGATTTTACCTTGACGACTAGTAAATATAAAAGAATCTGATTTCGTTGAATCAGGTCTGATTTTTTGGAGAATTTCTTTTACCTCAGCATTTATCGGAAAATCTCTTTTCTTTTGAGTTTTCAATCCTTCTTTGCAAACCAATCCAGACTCAGACATAACAATAGCTTGTCGAAACTTAATTACACTCTTAGCAATATGTTTCCACTGCAAGGCAATTGCTTCAGAAGGTCTACATCCAGTGAAGAAAAGAAACCGAACATAAGGCGCATAGTAAGAATAATAGCGATCGCTTTCAAAGGTTTGAATAATCAGATCTCTTTCTTGTTTGGAAAAAGGATTAACATCAGCCTCTTCATCTGTTCCTTTTGGGAGTGAAATTGTCATCAAATCAAATGGATTTGTTTCAATCAAGCCTTCTTTGATAGACCATTTACAACAAGCTTTAAGTTGTGTTAGACATCTTTTAGCAGTACTGACAGTTTTATGTGTAAGCAACCAGTCTCGAATAGCTGATGCCTCATCTAAAGAACGAGTTGGAAAAGCTGCTATATGGTTTCGATATCTTTGGAAATCTTTAGCATAAGTACTTGGACTTACTTGAGGCTTTTTAAACTCGCTATATTTTTGCCACAGCTCATACAAGCTGAGCTTATCAGCTTCGGCAGACAAAGTTAAAGCAATTTTCTCGCGATCGCCAGCCGATTTATATTTTGCAAGTGTAGTGTCAAATTTTTCCTTGAAAATGTCTTGTT
The sequence above is drawn from the Coleofasciculaceae cyanobacterium genome and encodes:
- a CDS encoding Fic family protein, translated to MSSLSKFEQLDRLKSWLDSFRPLSPIIVEELKKLYDVQFIYNSNAIEGNTLTQSETELVLSKGITVGGKTLIEHLEVIGHKDAIDYVESLSQQKQALGEWEIKQIHNLILRKIAPEEAGKYRQLDVKAAGTNYLYPAHYLISQLMNDFIDWLNSEAAQNLHPVEFATVAHYRFVSIHPFRDGNGRTGRLLMNLLLLRVGYPIVVISNQQRNNYIDAIAYGQKNSDDVSQLVDLVLSATKSSLIETLRLVVTAADSRGRGKPFYQEMMAILDD
- a CDS encoding tyrosine-type recombinase/integrase, which encodes MTSKIPGKKSSKGSVVVFKSHDRLQLRFRFGGKRRYISLGLSDTLINRRFAELKAAEIEQDIFKEKFDTTLAKYKSAGDREKIALTLSAEADKLSLYELWQKYSEFKKPQVSPSTYAKDFQRYRNHIAAFPTRSLDEASAIRDWLLTHKTVSTAKRCLTQLKACCKWSIKEGLIETNPFDLMTISLPKGTDEEADVNPFSKQERDLIIQTFESDRYYSYYAPYVRFLFFTGCRPSEAIALQWKHIAKSVIKFRQAIVMSESGLVCKEGLKTQKKRDFPINAEVKEILQKIRPDSTKSDSFIFTSRQGKILDHHNFSNRAWKSILKKSGIPYRKSYQTRHTFITMCVEAHYNSTAIGRWTGTSAKMIDKHYGATNFTNLEPPNLL